A genomic segment from Alteribacillus bidgolensis encodes:
- a CDS encoding sulfotransferase domain-containing protein produces the protein MTTHLKSNIQPFFVNSIAKSGTHLVRPLLEGIPSLKHFAFIYPGKLQQLSEHKLILSKMPSNHFANGHIFYSKEYENMLHTLNLKQIFLYRDPRDIVVSYAYFYMKLKNTPPHRFFIENNMNVKQRLLAFINGFKTDYVYRGDINSWYRNFIEWKYADHVLPITYESLVKSKQSQRKVLAEIIRYLEIENNPERINLLIKNMQENVDPIKSVTFRKGQSGNWKEEFDEKIKKHFKRVAGKLLIELGYEKDYNW, from the coding sequence TTGACAACCCACCTAAAAAGTAATATCCAACCCTTCTTTGTAAATTCAATAGCAAAAAGTGGTACTCACTTAGTAAGACCCCTACTAGAAGGTATTCCATCACTTAAGCACTTTGCCTTCATTTACCCTGGCAAACTACAACAACTTTCTGAACATAAATTAATTCTATCAAAAATGCCAAGTAATCACTTTGCAAACGGTCATATTTTCTATTCAAAGGAATATGAAAATATGTTACACACGCTGAACCTAAAACAAATCTTCTTATATCGGGATCCGAGAGACATTGTTGTATCTTATGCCTATTTCTATATGAAATTAAAAAATACCCCACCCCATCGGTTCTTTATTGAAAATAATATGAATGTTAAACAACGTTTATTAGCATTTATAAATGGATTTAAGACAGACTATGTATACAGGGGTGACATTAATTCGTGGTATCGAAATTTCATCGAATGGAAATATGCAGATCATGTTCTTCCTATAACCTATGAAAGTCTCGTTAAGTCTAAACAATCGCAAAGGAAAGTGTTAGCTGAAATAATCAGGTACCTAGAAATAGAAAATAATCCAGAAAGAATTAATTTATTAATAAAAAATATGCAAGAAAATGTTGATCCTATTAAGTCCGTAACTTTTCGAAAGGGACAATCAGGTAACTGGAAAGAAGAATTTGATGAAAAAATAAAAAAACATTTTAAAAGAGTTGCTGGTAAACTGTTGATTGAATTGGGCTATGAAAAGGACTATAACTGGTAA
- the tnpB gene encoding IS66 family insertion sequence element accessory protein TnpB yields the protein MLNEAAVERVFLARGKHRFTEVIDGLAVIVQEGFELDPFSPALFVFCNRKQDKLQIPPRDRHPCLWLAVTTTFTVRDLNPKACAHAGHTKIIPISFKGGDYLTLTPFGIKL from the coding sequence ATGTTAAACGAAGCGGCTGTCGAGCGTGTCTTCTTGGCACGGGGGAAGCACCGATTTACGGAAGTCATAGACGGATTGGCAGTGATTGTGCAGGAAGGATTCGAACTCGATCCTTTCTCGCCTGCCTTGTTTGTATTTTGTAACCGCAAACAAGACAAACTTCAGATTCCACCACGCGATAGACACCCTTGCCTTTGGCTAGCGGTTACAACGACCTTCACCGTTCGGGACTTGAACCCTAAAGCGTGTGCGCATGCCGGGCACACAAAGATAATCCCCATCTCTTTTAAAGGTGGGGATTATTTGACGCTTACACCTTTTGGCATTAAGTTGTAA